A single region of the Pelobates fuscus isolate aPelFus1 chromosome 4, aPelFus1.pri, whole genome shotgun sequence genome encodes:
- the LOC134609299 gene encoding mucin-2-like, translating into MTPRNGCILYGITLIFLIISGILPTFGQNTSPGSGSTLYGPLITAPTGTDNTGSSITTSNNEYTICIEVKATSESVSTTRRVTLTQPGTGTDLNTSTGTSNITVSYSSTNTTGGIGTKSPTATAISVGTIAGDQSSTLTESHSPTTTSATTGPGTETSSIADSHSLTATYDTAGSGTATETSNSTFSQSQTTTGTTSVAGATAETSTTTESHSPNVTITTAKTNSGSETSAVTESRSPTTTSITAGPNTTAETNTVTESPSLTTTGTTAEPGTTSETSNTGVTELQSHTTTSNIAVTHAGSETSAVTEFQSPTTASITGGLNTTAETNTSTESPSLTTIGTTAGPGTTVETITNTELYSPTSNNTTSGPDTTTETSTTTELHSPIVTITTAGSGSTAETSNITELKNDTTNAETNAGSETSAVTEPQSPTTTSITAGPKTTAVANTITELPSITTIGATAGPVTTAETITNTEYYSPTTTISTTAGPSAIAETSTNTELYSPTSNNTTSVAGITAKIITTTELQSPVATITTAGPGTTVETIANTELDSLTSNSTTSVAGTTAKISTTTELQSPIATSTTSGYRAETSNIAELQSHTTTSSIAETNTGSETSAVTESQSPTTTSVTAGPNTTAETNTVTESPSLTTTGTTAEPGTTSETSNTGVTELQSHTTTSNIAVTHAGSETSAVTEFQSPTTASITGGLNTTAETNTSTESPSLTTIGTTAGPGTTVETITNTELYSPTSNNTTSGPDTTTETSTTTELHSPIVTITTAGSGSTAETSNITELKNDTTNAETNAGSETSAVTEPQSPTTTSITAGPKTTAVANTITELPSITTIGATAGPVTTAETITNTEYYSPTTTISTTAGPSAIAETSTNTELYSPTSNNTTSVAGITAKIITTTELQSPVATITTAGPGTTVETIANTELDSLTSNSTTSVAGTTAKISTTTELQSPIATSTTSGYRAETSNIAELQSHTTTSSIAETNTGSETSAVTESQSPTTTSVTAGPNTTAETNTVTESPSLTTTGTTAEPGTTSETSNTGVTELQSHTTTSNIAVTHAGSETSAVTEFQSPTTASITGGLNTTAETNTSTESPSLTTIGTTAGPGTTVETITNTELYSPTSNNTTSGPDTTTETSTTTELHSPIVTITTAGSGSTAETSNITELKNDTTNAETNAGSETSAVTEPQSPTTTSITAGPKTTAVANTITELPSITTIGATAGPVTTAETITNTEYYSPTTTISTTAGPSAIAETSTNTELYSPTSNNTTSVAGITAKIITTTELQSPVATITTAGPGTTVETIANTELDSLTSNSTTSVAGTTAKISTTTELQSPIATSTTSGYRAETSNIAELQSHTTTSSIAETNTGSETSAVTESQSPTTTSVTAGPNTTAETNTVTESPSLTTTGTTAEPGTTSETSNTGVTELQSHTTTSNIAVTHAGSETSAVTEFQSPTTASITGGLNTTAETNTSTESPSLTTIGTTAGPGTIAETITATTTTISTTAGPSATAETSNITESHNPITTSTTAEPNTLSESSALTQSQSIKVTTITTGPNTRTEVTTELHSPNTTSTTVGPGTRTEISTLTESPMSNTTSTTTGLNTRTEGSTVTESHTPTDTTTEPSTRYATSTVSATYTPNDVKTSSITYSRSPTDPNTVIICYTATNANSAPSTLVAITASNITISVPGAATSNIAISVPGADTSNITSSVPEADTSNITISVPDNSSSQSTTYQVTNSTSVPNSTFISTTPSTFDFTTASLVLRFRVQSSQELGIAMSELMLQMCAISRLNFAGSILLYWRQEGAYLDCQNNYF; encoded by the exons GCATTTTGCCCACATTTGGACAGAATACAAGCCCAGGGTCTGGGTCTACTCTATATGGACCCCTcatcactgctcccactggaactGATAATACAGGAAGCTCTATCACTACATCAAATAATGAGTATACTATCTGTATAGAAGTAAAAGCCACCTCTGAATCTGTTAGTACTACGAGACGTGTCACATTAACTCAACCTGGAACCGGAACAGATCTTAATACAAGTACAGGAACCAGCAATATTACTGTATCATACAGCTCAACTAATACCACTGGTGGAATAGGAACAAAGAGCCCAACTGCCACCGCTATCAGTGTTGGAACTATAGCAGGAGATCAGTCCAGCACTCTTACTGAATCACATAGCCCAACCACCACCAGTGCCACTACTGGACCTGGTACTGAAACCAGTTCTATTGCTGACTCACATAGCCTAACTGCCACATATGACACTGCTGGATCTGGTACTGCAACTGAAACCAGTAATAGTACTTTTTCACAGAGCCAAACAACCACCGGAACCACATCTGTAGCTGGTGCTACAGCTGAGACCAGTACTACTACTGAGTCACATAGCCCAAATGTCACAATTACCACTGCTAAAACCAATTCAGGATCAGAAACCAGTGCAGTTACTGAGTCCCGGAGCCCAACTACAACTAGTATTACTGCTGGAC CTAATACAACAGCTGAAACCAATACTGTTACTGAATCACCTAGCCTAACCACCACTGGCACCACTGCTGAACCCGGCACTACAAGTGAAACAAGTAATACCGGTGTTACTGAGTTACAAAGCCATACCACCACCAGTAATATTGCTGTAACACATGCAGGATCAGAAACCAGTGCTGTTACTGAGTTCCAGAGCCCAACTACAGCTAGTATCACTGGTGGACTTAATACAACAGCTGAAACCAATACTAGTACTGAATCACCTAGCCTAACCACCATTGGCACCACTGCTGGAC CCGGCACTACAGTTGAAACCATTACTAATACGGAGTTATATAGCCCGACCTCCAACAATACCACATCTGGACCTGATACTACAACTGAAACCAGTACTACTACTGAGTTACATAGCCCAATTGTCACAATTACCACTGCTGGATCTGGTAGTACAGCTGAAACCAGTAATATTACTGAGTTAAAAAACGATACCACCAATGCTGAAACTAATGCAGGTTCAGAAACCAGTGCTGTTACTGAACCTCAGAGCCCAACTACAACTAGTATTACTGCTGGACCTAAAACAACAGCTGTAGCCAATACTATTACTGAATTACCTAGCATAACCACAATTGGCGCCACTGCTGGACCCGTCACTACAGCTGAAACCATTACTAATACTGAGTATTATAGTCCAACCACCACTATCAGTACCACTGCTGGACCCAGCGCTATAGCTGAAACCAGTACTAATACTGAGTTATATAGCCCGACCTCCAATAATACTACATCTGTAGCTGGTATTACAGCTAAAATCATTACTACTACTGAGTTACAAAGCCCAGTTGCCACTATTACCACTGCTGGACCCGGCACTACAGTTGAAACTATTGCTAATACTGAGTTAGATAGCCTGACCTCCAACAGTACCACATCTGTAGCTGGTACTACAGCTAAAATCAGCACTACTACTGAGTTACAAAGCCCAATTGCCACAAGCACCACATCTGGTTATAGAGCTGAAACCAGTAATATTGCTGAGTTACAAAGCCATACCACCACCAGTAGTATTGCAGAAACTAATACAGGATCAGAAACCAGTGCTGTCACCGAGTCCCAGAGCCCAACTACAACTAGTGTTACTGCTGGACCAAACACAACAGCTGAAACCAATACTGTTACTGAATCACCTAGCCTAACCACCACTGGCACCACTGCTGAACCCGGCACTACAAGTGAAACAAGTAATACCGGTGTTACTGAGTTACAAAGCCATACCACCACCAGTAATATTGCTGTAACACATGCAGGATCAGAAACCAGTGCTGTTACTGAGTTCCAGAGCCCAACTACAGCTAGTATCACTGGTGGACTTAATACAACAGCTGAAACCAATACTAGTACTGAATCACCTAGCCTAACCACCATTGGCACCACTGCTGGAC CCGGCACTACAGTTGAAACCATTACTAATACGGAGTTATATAGCCCGACCTCCAACAATACCACATCTGGACCTGATACTACAACTGAAACCAGTACTACTACTGAGTTACATAGCCCAATTGTCACAATTACCACTGCTGGATCTGGTAGTACAGCTGAAACCAGTAATATTACTGAGTTAAAAAACGATACCACCAATGCTGAAACTAATGCAGGTTCAGAAACCAGTGCTGTTACTGAACCTCAGAGCCCAACTACAACTAGTATTACTGCTGGACCTAAAACAACAGCTGTAGCCAATACTATTACTGAATTACCTAGCATAACCACAATTGGCGCCACTGCTGGACCCGTCACTACAGCTGAAACCATTACTAATACTGAGTATTATAGTCCAACCACCACTATCAGTACCACTGCTGGACCCAGCGCTATAGCTGAAACCAGTACTAATACTGAGTTATATAGCCCGACCTCCAATAATACTACATCTGTAGCTGGTATTACAGCTAAAATCATTACTACTACTGAGTTACAAAGCCCAGTTGCCACTATTACCACTGCTGGACCCGGCACTACAGTTGAAACTATTGCTAATACTGAGTTAGATAGCCTGACCTCCAACAGTACCACATCTGTAGCTGGTACTACAGCTAAAATCAGCACTACTACTGAGTTACAAAGCCCAATTGCCACAAGCACCACATCTGGTTATAGAGCTGAAACCAGTAATATTGCTGAGTTACAAAGCCATACCACCACCAGTAGTATTGCAGAAACTAATACAGGATCAGAAACCAGTGCTGTCACCGAGTCCCAGAGCCCAACTACAACTAGTGTTACTGCTGGACCAAACACAACAGCTGAAACCAATACTGTTACTGAATCACCTAGCCTAACCACCACTGGCACCACTGCTGAACCCGGCACTACAAGTGAAACAAGTAATACCGGTGTTACTGAGTTACAAAGCCATACCACCACCAGTAATATTGCTGTAACACATGCAGGATCAGAAACCAGTGCTGTTACTGAGTTCCAGAGCCCAACTACAGCTAGTATCACTGGTGGACTTAATACAACAGCTGAAACCAATACTAGTACTGAATCACCTAGCCTAACCACCATTGGCACCACTGCTGGAC CCGGCACTACAGTTGAAACCATTACTAATACGGAGTTATATAGCCCGACCTCCAACAATACCACATCTGGACCTGATACTACAACTGAAACCAGTACTACTACTGAGTTACATAGCCCAATTGTCACAATTACCACTGCTGGATCTGGTAGTACAGCTGAAACCAGTAATATTACTGAGTTAAAAAACGATACCACCAATGCTGAAACTAATGCAGGTTCAGAAACCAGTGCTGTTACTGAACCTCAGAGCCCAACTACAACTAGTATTACTGCTGGACCTAAAACAACAGCTGTAGCCAATACTATTACTGAATTACCTAGCATAACCACAATTGGCGCCACTGCTGGACCCGTCACTACAGCTGAAACCATTACTAATACTGAGTATTATAGTCCAACCACCACTATCAGTACCACTGCTGGACCCAGCGCTATAGCTGAAACCAGTACTAATACTGAGTTATATAGCCCGACCTCCAATAATACTACATCTGTAGCTGGTATTACAGCTAAAATCATTACTACTACTGAGTTACAAAGCCCAGTTGCCACTATTACCACTGCTGGACCCGGCACTACAGTTGAAACTATTGCTAATACTGAGTTAGATAGCCTGACCTCCAACAGTACCACATCTGTAGCTGGTACTACAGCTAAAATCAGCACTACTACTGAGTTACAAAGCCCAATTGCCACAAGCACCACATCTGGTTATAGAGCTGAAACCAGTAATATTGCTGAGTTACAAAGCCATACCACCACCAGTAGTATTGCAGAAACTAATACAGGATCAGAAACCAGTGCTGTCACCGAGTCCCAGAGCCCAACTACAACTAGTGTTACTGCTGGACCAAACACAACAGCTGAAACCAATACTGTTACTGAATCACCTAGCCTAACCACCACTGGCACCACTGCTGAACCCGGCACTACAAGTGAAACAAGTAATACCGGTGTTACTGAGTTACAAAGCCATACCACCACCAGTAATATTGCTGTAACACATGCAGGATCAGAAACCAGTGCTGTTACTGAGTTCCAGAGCCCAACTACAGCTAGTATCACTGGTGGACTTAATACAACAGCTGAAACCAATACTAGTACTGAATCACCTAGCCTAACCACCATTGGCACCACTGCTGGACCTGGCACTATAGCTGAGACTATAACTGCTACAACCACCACTATCAGTACCACTGCTGGACCCAGCGCTACAGCTGAAACCAGTAATATTACTGAGTCACATAACCCAATCACTACCAGCACTACTGCTGAACCGAATACATTATCAGAatccagtgctcttactcagtcACAGAGCATAAAGGTCACCACTATCACTACTGGACCGAATACAAGAACTGAAGTTACTACTGAATTACATAGCCCAAATACAACAAGTACCACTGTTGGACCTGGTACAAGAACTGAAATCAGCACTCTTACTGAGTCACCTATGTCAAATACCACCAGTACTACTACTGGACTTAATACAAGAACCGAAGGCAGTACTGTTACTGAGTCACATACACCAACCGACACCACTACTGAACCTAGCACAAGATATGCAACCAGTACCGTTAGTGCGACATATACCCCAAATGATGTCAAAACTAGTTCTATTACTTACTCACGTAGCCCAACTGATCCCAACactgttattatatgttatactGCAACAAACGCCAATTCTGCCCCGAGCACTTTGGTAGCTATCACTGCGAGTAATATCACTATAAGTGTGCCAGGAGCAGCTACAAGTAATATCGCTATCAGTGTGCCAGGAGCAGATACAAGTAACATCACTAGTAGTGTGCCAGAAGCAGATACAAGTAATATCACTATCAGTGTGCCAGATAACAGTTCCAGTCAGTCTACAACATATCAAGTTACCAACAGCACGTCTGTGCCTAATAGCACTTTTATATCTACAACTCCTTCAACATTTG atttcacCACAGCAAGCCTTGTACTGAGATTCAGGGTGCAAAGTTCCCAAGAACTTGGAATTGCAATGTCTGAGCTTATGCTACAG